Genomic segment of Gloeocapsa sp. PCC 7428:
GCTATTTTGACGAGCAACTGCATCATATCGAGGATATTGAATGTTGGCTGCGCATTGCAATTCAAACTTCTTGGCAAATTGAGGGCATTGCTGAAGCTCTCACATTGTATCGTGTCAATTCAACAGGAGCTTCTACCAATGAATTGCAACAACTAGAGTCGTTAGAAAAGGTACTCGCAAAAACTCGTACTTATGCCCCTGAACTGATTGCACGATGGGAACGCCCCGCGAAGGCTTATCAATTAAGATTTTTAGCTCGTAGATCAATCCGCGAACAAGCTACATCAAAAGCTGTACAACTTGTGCATCAAGCTATAGCAACTCATTGGCGGATCTTATTTGAAGAACCACGCCGAACACTTTTAACTTTAGCTGCTGCTTATTCGCTGTTGCTTCTACCTAACTCAATCCACAAAAAAATAGAAGCGATTGCTTTAAAAATGACAGGAAACAGCCAAAAACGCCGCATTCATCAAGAGCAATCTAGACAATTGGCATAGTATCTGAAAATGAAAAAAGTAACAGCGATCGTACCGGTGTACAAAGTCGAGAAGTATATCGCTACAGCAGTAGCATCGGTGGTAGCACAAACATATCAAAACTGGGAATTGTTAATAGTCGATGATGGTTCGCCGGATGCGAGTGTGGCGATTTGTCAGCAGTTTAACGATCCGAGAATTAAGATTATTCACCAAGCAAATCGTGGTGTATCCGCAGCGCGCAATACTGGTATTCGTCATGCGCAAGGTGAAATTATTGCGTTTTTAGATGGCGATGATCTGTGGCTACCACAAAAGCTAGAAAAACATTTGGCGCATCTGGAATCTTCCCCCAGTGTAGGTGTGAGCTTTAGCCGTTCCGCTTTTATTGATGAATCGGGCAATTTACTCGGTACGTTTATGATGCCCAAACTCAAAAATATTACGCCGTCGTATCTCTTGCTCGATAGTGTTGTTGGGAACGGTTCGGCGGCTGTCATGCGGCGAGAAGTGATAGAAGATAGTGCGATGCAGGGTTGTTATTTCGACGAGCAATTGCATCATGCTGAGGATTTAGAATATTGGCTGCGCATTGCAATTCAAACTTCTTGGCAAATTGAGGGAATTCCTGAAGCGCTTACGTTGTATCGAGTGAATCCTCAAGGGGCTTCGCAAAATTTATTCAAGCAGTTTGAGTCATTAGAAAAGGTTCTCGCAAAAACTCGTACTTATGCCCCTGAACTCGTTGCACAGTGCGATCGCCCCGCGAAGGCTTATCAACTCAAGTCGCTGGCGCGAAGTGCGATTCGGATGCACTCGGGAACAGTCGCGGTAAATTTGATGCATCAAGCTTTGGTTACTCATTGGAGTATTTGGAAAGAACCTCGTCGTACGCTGATGACTTTAGTTGCTGCGTATTTGTTGTGGTTTCTACCGCAATCTTTTTATCACCAGATTGAAACTATTGCGCAACGCATGATCGGAACTGTGCAAAAATACCGCATTCGACACGCGAGACAATCTATATAAATAAATTCTATGCAATATACTCGTTCTTGCTCTCGCTCTCATTTTATCCGGTTTGGTCTACTCGCAATGGCTTCTGGGCTAACAGGTATTGCGTGCGATCGCCTGCAAGCCGCATCACCTACCACAGTTAAACCCAGCCGATTGCAGACTTTAGCCAAAGGTTTTAATCTCGGACACTGGCAACGACACAACCTCGCTGATGGATACTATACATTAGCAACATTGCAGCAGTACAAGCGCTTGGGATTGACTTACACGCGCCTACCTGTTGTTTTATCAACATTTTTCGATAACAAGAATCCTGGTGTTTTAAAGACTGATTCGCTAGCGACTCTCGATGCGATCGTGCGGCTTCACGCGCAAGTAGGGCTGGGAATCATTTTAGCGCCGTTTAATCATCCCAAATCGCTGTATTCCGATCCTGCTGTACTCGCTAAGTTTGTTGCGTTCTTTAAAGCTTTTGCAACTCATATGCGCAGCAGCGATCCCGAAAAGGTGTTTTTGGAAGTGATGAACGAACCAAATGCAGAAACACCTCAAGCTTGGGATCGGGTGCAAATCGAGTTAATCAAAGCTATGCGCACAGGCGCACCCCACCACACAATTATTGCCAGTTCCAATGTGAGTGCGACTGCAAACGATTGGAACAACGCGCGATCGCTTCCTTTGACTCGCATTGTTGCAGATAAAAATGTCGTGTATAACTTCCACTTTTACGAACCATTTGTTTTCACCCACCAAGGCGCTTCCTGGGGATGGCGTGCTACACAATTTATGAAAAATATCCCCTATCCTGCAACTCTTGCGACAATAACTCTTCCACTGAGCAAAATTCAAGACACTGAGGCGAAAAACGCAGTAGAGCATTACGCTCAACAACAATGGGATCGAGATAAACTGATAACACTCTTATCTCCGATCGCCAATTGGGCAAGAACCAACAACGTTGCAGTTTTATGCAATGAATTTGGTGCGATTCCTTGGACAGTTCCGCGCGGTTCGCTACTACGCTATCTCAAAGATGTGCGACAAGTATTGGAATCTATGGGGATCGGTTGGGGACAGTGGTTTGAGCTAGATGTGCATGATGCAGAAGTCATGCAAGCACTTGGGTTAAAACCAATTCGTCATTAAAGTTACACGCATATCACACGTAAAATCTACACATCTACTTAGTTATTTGAATGCAGTTGTCGTGAATCTGTGGAAAAATTTGAGAAGCTAGCCAAGTAGCTTTTGGGTGCAGCTACTCAGTTACAATTCATCTCTACGCAGCTAATTCGTCAAAATTGCGATCGCAACTGCTTAAAGTCTACTTCTGTCACATTCGTTTCAAGTAACTCCGATTTCATTCGGAGCGTAAACGCTTTTAAACTTTTAACTACATAAGCAATACAATGTCTCGCTACAAGTTTACCCAAATCAGTCAAATTAGTACTTCCCATAGTGTATTTAGAGCCTCTGCTATCAACGACAAAGGAACCGTAGCTTTTGAAGGTTTTGTCGATCGGACTCTTCCACCAAACGGAATTTTTACCGGTTCGGGAGGCGGAAATACAACAATTGTTGATGGTAGCCCTATTAATCACATTTTCTTTAGTCCTACTATCAACAACAGCAACACAAAGTCATTCATTGGTGTTTTTTATAGTCCAGACTACGCCCAATCTTATACAGGGGTTTTTACCGAGAATAATGGAAAGATTACTACTATTGTTGATAGTAATCGTGAATTTGGATACTTTAGTCACGCCAAATTGAACGATCAAGGGGCAATAGTTTTTAATGCCCTTCTAGATACAACAGAAGCGGGAATTTTTGTTAATCAAAATGGTAAAACAACAACGATTGCTTCCAGCCGCGATCGCTTTAGTAACTTTAATGCTGGCTTTAGAACCGTAGGAACTGATGGTCCTGCTAGTGCTTTTAGTGTACCATCGATTAATGATGCTGGCACGGTTGCGTTTCACGCTACTTTGGATACAGGAGCAACTGGAATCTTTCTTGGTAGAGGTAAAGGAACTGTTAAAGTTGCTGACAGTACTGGTAGATTTAGATCCTTCAGTTCACCAGCTATTAATAATAATGGCACGGTTGCCTTTTTAGCTCAGTTAAATAATGGCAAGCACGGTATCTTTAAAAAGAGACGAGATCGAGAAGTAGAAACGTATATTGACGATAGTGGTCCTTTTAGTTTTTTTCAATCAATTCCTGCGCTTAACGATCAAGGTCAAATCGCCTTTTTAGCTTATCTTCATGCGGGAGGTGGTAGTGGTATTTATACAGGAAAAAACCCTGTAACTAACAAAGTTATTGCTGTTGGCGATCCTCTTGCTAATTCTAAAGTAGTGGATCTGGTGATTGATGGACGCGGATTGAACAATACTGGTCAAGTGACATTTGAAGCGCTGCTAGAAAATGGTCAAACCGCAGTTTTCCGTGCCGATCCCGTTTCTAATGCTAATGTTGGGGGTGTTTCAGTATTGACTTTAAGTATGTTTGCTGTACTAGGTTTGTGTTGGTGTAGGCGAAATAAGTAGTGTTATTAAACGAAGGTGCTGGAACAAAAAGCAGCGTTAAAAATTGACCTCGACGAGCGAGTTAAGTTAGTAATAAACACTTGAAAAAAATCTTAGCCTATGCATTTGTACGACGATTTTTTTCACGCTCAAAAAGTTATTACAGCCATTTGGCATTAAGAAATACTCTACAAACAGGAGTAACTACCTGAATCAAATGAGCTAGACAAGAGAAAAACTCAGAGGATTGAACGGAACATCTAAATTCGAGATTTAGAAAGATAATATGTTTTTCTAAGTCTCAAAAAATGCCTGAACCAATTGTTAGACAATTTTAACCACTACGATTTTGGTTGAAATATCTAACAACAACTTGATCGCACCACCCTCAAAGTAAGTGGAAAGAGAAAGATGTTTCAAAGAAAAAATTTCTGGGTTGTAGGAATATTTTGGATAGCTTTACATCTTCTATTAACCCTTTCTCCGTTGTTGATTCTGTTGATTCAGCCAGCGCCAAGTGGGAGGGGTTTTTGGATTGAGTTTTCTGCGGCTTTTGGATATGTAGGCTTGGCAATGATGATGCTGCAATTTGCACTGACAGCGCGTTTTGATGCGATCGCGGCTCCTTACGGTATTGATATTGTTCTGCAATACCATCGCTATATTACCCAAGTCGCATTTGCTTTGATCCTTGCTCATCCCATCATTTTATTTTTTCACGATCGTCAATACCTACAAGCGCTCAACTTTTTTGCGGCTCCTTGGCGAGCAAAATTCGCCATTCTTTCGACGATCGCTTTAATATTACTTGTTGTCACTTCGGTATGGCGACAGAAACTCAAGCTCAACTATGAAGTGTGGCGCACCAGTCACGGAATTTTTGCTGTAACTGCGGTAGGGTTAGGGCTAGCTCATGCTTTTGGCGTGAACTACTATCTTGTACTTCCTTGGAAAGCTTTGCTGTGGACGCTGCTAGCGTTTGTGGCGTTTGGTTCATTGATTTATGTCCGTTTGCTCAAGCCGTGGTTGATGATGCAAAAACCCTATCGGGTAGAAACTGTGGTTCCACAACGAGGTAACGCTTGGACACTCGTACTGCGTCCGCAGGGACATGAAGGTATTCGTTTTTCTCCAGGACAATTTGCTTGGTTAACGCTCGATCGCTCTCCTTATCACATTCAAGAGCATCCGTTTTCGTTTTCTTCTAACGGCGATCGCACCGATCAAGTCGCACTCACAATCAAAGCCGTTGGTGATTTTACAAACAAAATTAAACACATTCAACCAGGGACAAAAGCTTTTCTTGATGGTCCCCACGGCGCTTTTACTCCGGATCAGTTCAGCTTCACTGGCTTAGTTCTCATCGCCAACGGTGTAGGTGTCACACCAATGTTTAGCATTCTCGTTACCTTTGCTCAACGCGGCGATCGCCGACCAATTCACTTAATTTACGCCAATGCTTCCTGGGAGAATGTGGCTTTCCGCGAAGAATTAGAATATCTCAACAAGCAATTAGAGAGCTTGAGTGTAACTCATGTAATCAAAAAGCCTCCTGAAAATTGGGCGGGAGAGTCGGGCTATATCAACAAAGAACTGCTAGCACGACATATTCCAAGCGATCGCGAAGGCTGGCGCTATTTTCTTTGTGGTTCGCCCCGCTTTTTAGCTGAAGTCGAAAAAGCCTTACACGAGCTAGAAGTTCCCGCTAAATATATCCACATAGAACACTTCAATCTTGTTTGATGGAGGTAACAACTAAGAATTATGCGTTTCAACATCATGATTGAAGTCGTAGTATTTGTCTCCGTTGTCCTCGTGCTGACATCAGCTTTATTCGCTTACATCCAAAGACATCCAGTCAAGCCAAGCATTGATTCTGATTTAGTTGCACCTACTCAGTAATTAACATCTTCGCCGCTAATCGCAGAAATAGAAAACCCCAAACTTGCGCGCATCTTATCTTGTGAACATAAAAGAAACACAAGTTACACACTTTTACACCTTTATCGCAACTAGATTAAAGGTACAACGTGTCATAGTGAACTAAATCGAAACATTTTTGGTAGGTTGATAAATTCTTAGATCTCAGTTACGAGAATTATTGCAACGAGCAACTTAAGATTTTGCAACTTTTAGTGCAGGTGTCAAAGATAAAATCAACTCTCAAAGGACATCTAAAAAAGAATAAACTTCCCATTTGAGAGCGTCCTAAATTTGAAGTCCCCCACACATGGGGATTTAGGGGCTACTTCTCCTGAGTTAGCGTCATACCAAACTGCGGTGTCAAACACAAGCTACGACTTTACAACACAGCAGTAACATTCAGATCTACAAACCAGCTACTATGTCAATCGTTACAGAGAAGCCAGGGTCAAAACAATCACGCTTCAAGCCAAATAAGTGGCGCATTCCTTTAATCCTTGCGACAACTGTTGTTGTTGGTACTGTTGCTTTCATTCGATTTCACCAAACAAATCAACCAACGCCTACAGTAGTAACTAATCCGACGCCAGTCACCCGCAATGTTGTTGCGTTAGGGCGCTTAGAACCACAAGGAGAAGTTGTCGCCCTATCTTCACCAAGTTCAGCACAAGGCGCAAGAGTTGAGCAAATCTTGGTAAAAGAAGGCGATTGGGTGAAAGCAGGTGAAACAGTAGCAATTCTAGACACGCATACCCGCCTACAAGCCGCGCTAGAAAGCGCTCAAGCCGATGTACAAGTTGCGCGTGCTGCACTCGCAAAAATCCAAGCAGGAGCGCAAACCGGAGAAATCGAAGCCCAAAAAGCCGCGATCGCCCGTCTGGAAGCCGAACTTGCAGGACAACAAGAAACGCTTCAAGCAACAGTCGCGCGTCAAGTAGCAGCGCAGCGCAATGCTCAAAGTGACTACGAACGTTATCAACGGTTGTATCAAGAGGGTGCAATTTCTGTGCAAGAACTGGAAACAAGACGCTTAAATGCAGAAACCGCACGACAGCAAGTTAATGAAAGCCAAGCAACTCGTAACGAAACAATCGCAACTTTACAACGCCAAATCGAGGAAGCGCGAGCCAATCTCAACCGCATTACCGAAGTGCGCCCAACCGACGTGCGCGAAGCCCAAGCTCAAGTAAATCGGATGCTGGCTGCTGTTAAATTAACTCAAGCAGAATTAGCATTAAGCTATATTAAAGCTCCCATTGATGGGGAAATCATTAAAATTCACACGCGATCTGGAGAAACAATTAGCTCCGATGGAATTGCTGAACTCGCGCGGACCAATCAAATGGTTGTCGTTGCAGAAGTTCTTGAAGAAGATATTAGCAAAGTACGTACAGGTCAAACAGCGAGTATTACTAGCGAAAACCGAGCTTTTTCTGAAAAAATTCAAGGGACTGTGTCACAAGTAGGTAGACAAATCGGTAAACAAAACATTTTAGATAGCGATCCTGCTGCGGATGTTGATGCCAGAGTTGTAGAAGTCAGAATTAATTTACCCACAACAGCTAGCGAGTTAGTTTCTGGTTTTACTTACGCCAAAGTGGTTGTAGAAATTAATGTTTAAACTGAACAATACTTATTTAATGCCAAGAAAATGATTCGTAAAATTCCTTTGGCATGGTTACAACTCACGCGCGAAAAAACACGGTTAATTGTGGCATTAGCTGGAATTGCTTTTGCCAATATTTTAATGTTTATGCAATTAGGTTTTCGAGAAGCATTGTTTGATGGTAATGTTCAGTTTCACCAAAGCTTGAATGGCGAAATTGTTGTCATCAATCCTCAATCGGATGCGTTACTTTCTCTGAAAACTTTTTCGCAGCGGCGTTTGTACCAAGTTTTAGCACTTGAGGAAGTGGAATCCGTTCATCCTATTTATATAGGTTTTACTTCATGGAGAAACCCTCAAACACGCAAGCTGCGTAGTATTCAAGTGATTGGATTTGACCCAGATGCTTCTATCGTCAACTTACCAGGAGTCCAACAAAACCTCGATAAAATTAAGCAACCAGATGTTTTTTTGTTCGACCAAGGTTCGCGTCAAGAGTTCGGTACAATCGCCGCTGATTTTTTACAAGGAAAGGCGATCGCAACAGAAGTAGGAGGACGCACAATTAAAATTGGCGGATTGTTTCAGCTAGGAACGTCATTCGGTGCTGATGGTAATTTAATCACAAGCGATTTAAATTTTTTCCGGTTATTTAATCAAGACGGACGAAACCTCGGACTTATTGACGTTGGTTTAGTTAAACTCAAACCAGGAGCAAATACCGAAGTTGTTCTTGAAAAGCTGCGGAGTTCTCTAACGCAAAAAGATATCAGACTACTATCTAAGCAAGAATTTATCGATTTTGAAAAATCTTATTGGGCAAGTAGTACAGCAATTGGTTTTATCTTTACTCTAGGAACAATCATGGCGTTTGTCGTCGGAACTGTGATTGTCTATCAAATATTGTACAGTGAAATCGCCGATCATTTACCCGAATACGCAACACTCAAAGCAATAGGATACACTCAAGTTTACTTACTCATTGTTGTTTTTCAGCAAGCTTTAATCTTAGCTGCTTTAGGATATTTACCTGGATTTGCCTTTGCGATGTTTCAGTACAATATAGTACAAAAAGAAACGCTGTTACCAATCGCCATGACAATAAGCCGCGCCTTATTAGTACTACTTTTGACAGTTTTGATGTGCTGCGTATCGGGTGCGATCGCTATCCGTAAACTGCGGGCGGCTGATCCAGCAGATATTTTTAGTTAATCAGTAATCTATGCAACAACCAGCACTAAAAATTCAATCTCTTAACCACTACTATGGTAAAGGCGTTTTGCAAAAGCAAACTTTACTCGATATTAATTTAGAAATTGGTGCGGGAGAGTTTGTGATTATTACAGGACAATCAGGATCGGGAAAAACAACATTACTCAGTTTGATTGGTGGTTTGCGTTCTGTACAATCAGGAAGTATTCAGTTTCTCGGTCAAGAATTATCCGGCGCAAGTCAGCAAAAGCTAACAAAACTGCGACGCCAAATCGGTTATATTTTTCAATCACACAACTTACTAGGATTTCTCACAGCACAGCAAAATGTGCAAATGGCAGCGCAAGTCAACAATAACATTTCGCTGCAAGTTGCGCGATCGCAAACAATTCTTCAAGCAGTCGGGTTAGGCGATCGCCTCAATTACTACCCCGAAAATCTCTCTGGTGGACAAAAACAACGCGTTGCGATCGCCAGGGCTTTAGTCAATCAACCTAAACTTGTCTTAGCTGACGAACCAACAGCATCTTTAGATAGCAAATCTGGTCGTGCTGTTGTTGAATTGATGCAGCATCTTGCTCAAGAACAAAGCTGTACAATTGTCATGGTGACGCACGATAATCGTATTTTAGACGTTGCCGACCGTATTATTCATATGGAAGATGGTCACTTAAGCGGCAATCATCGCTTCACATCAGATACGCACCAATTAATTCATTTTGATTCATAAAGACAAAAGTCTCTTTCTTCAGCTAAACGTTCATTCATCTCAAAAGGTGCGACTCGTAATTATACTCACCGCTACAACTACCAAGAAGTTACACATAACATATACACTAATTACCCTTTTTAAAAACTTGTTCTTTGTATTTATGTGAGAAACTATCTACAAAGATTTAAAAAGGTACTTTCTTTAAAAGAAGCTTTTCGAGATTTTCACTTCAAAACCTAAGAAAGTTTGATTGCGTAGTATTTAATACAGTTATTTCAAAAAAAGCATTTCTTAAAAAGAGACATCTCTAAATCAAAAATAACATTGCTTTAGAATTTCGTAAATATAAACTACTTACGAATAGCCGCTTGTTTTGTATTATTTGCAATCTACTATTTTACTTTCTCAATACCCTGTAATCTTTGAAATTCAAAAATCATGAATACAGTCTTAATAGAACATCCTCGGCATCGTCACTTACCTAATAAACAAGATAGTAAGCTTTATCCCACACTACGAAAATCAGCTTGGCATGAAGTTCATTCACAGCGCCAAGGAAGATTAATAGCAGATGTTCAAATTCGAGGAATTTTGCGTATATATTCACAAAAACGAAATGACGAACAGCTAACACCAATCCTTGCTGATTACCCTGTTATAGGTAGTAATGTTGTTGAAGCAGTGCGCTATGCCCAGCGACAGCAAAGTGACGACAAAGGACGAGTTTGGATTAATCAAAAACAATATTTCAAAAACGTACCTTCACAAGTTTGGAACTACAGTGTTGGCAACTATCAAATTTGTCAAAAATGGATCAAAGATCGTGAAGGTTGTTATCTCAGCCAGAAAGATATTCGACAATATCAGCGGATTATAACCGCATTAAACGAGATGATCGAGCTAATGGCAGGAATTGAGGCAGTATTTCAGCTTGGCTCAAATAAAGAACAATTATTTATCGCCGCTCATCAATAAGGCAAGGCTAAAGCATGGTTTCATCGCAACACAAAACTTCAGATGTGACAATACCTCGTCCGCCAGTTGCTCAAGGCGTACCACCGCAGGTCAAAATTCTGCAAATGATGAATGCTTATCGACTTGCGCAGTCAATTTCTGTGGCGGCGAAGTTGGGTATTGCAGACTTATTAACGCAACCGCAGAGTGTTACAGCGTTAGCCCAAACAACCGCAACTCACGAACAGTCACTATATCGATTGTTAAGAGTACTTGCTAGTTTTGATATCTTCACCGAAGACGAAAACGGTTTATTTCACCTGACTCCAAGAGGCGCATTACTGCAAACCAACATATCCAATTCGCTACGAGACTATGCGATCGTCGTTGGTGAAATGTGGCACTGGCGGATGTGGGGAGGTATTCTGCACAGCATTAAAACAGGCGAACCCGCTTTTGACCAGATTTTCGGAATGGAGTTTCAAGAATATTATCAGCAAAATCCTGAAGTTGCCAAAAACTTTGATGGAGCGATGGTTAGTGCGTTAGCAATGACCGATGTTGCAATATTAGCTAACTATGATTTCACATCATTCCAGCGCATCGTTGATATTGGCGCAGGAGGTCAAGGCGATGGTAAACTCATTGCTTCGATATTGAAAAACAACTCATCACAACAGGGAGTTTATTTCGACACTCCAACGCGCATCGAACAAGTAGAACGCCTTATTGAAGTAACAGGATTGAGCGATCGCACTCAACTTGTCACCGGAGATGTTTTTCAATCATTTCCCCCTGATGGTGATGTTTACATCATTAAAAACCTCATTCACGACTACGACGACGATCGCGCGATCGCCATTCTCAAAAACTGCCGCCAAGCGATCGCCACACATGGCAAACTGTTACTCATCGAGATGGTTATCCCGCCAGGTAACGAACCATCCCTAGGCAAAATTTTAGACGTAGAAGCACTCCTCATGAGTGCAGGCGCGATCGAACGCACCCAAGAACAATATCAACAACTTCTCGCCGCCGCCGGTTTTCAACTCACCAACATTATCTCCTCACGCTCTCCAATGAGCATCATCGAGTCTGTACCAACATAACCCTCTCTTTATTTCTTACCTCTGCGTTTAGAGTGGTTCGTTCACTCTTCAAAACCACAATCTAAAACTTACCAAAAAACTAACATGACGACACTCATCAACAACCAAACATTAACAACAATTTCCCAAGATGCCGATCTTGTCACCCTCATTAATGTCTTCATCGTCGAACCAGAAAACCAACAATTACTCGTTGATTTATTAGTAAAAGCGACAGAAGAAGTCATGTGTAAACTCCCTGGCTTTATCTCAGCAAACATCCACAAAAGCTTAGACGGTAAACGAGTTACAAACTACGCGCAATGGAGAAGTGTAGAAGACTTTCGCGGCATTTTTAATAATCCTGAAGCCTTAGCACATATGCCCGCGATCGGCAAAATCGCGCAATCAGACCCCACGCTTTACGAAATTTGCTACATCAAAAAGTCTTAGTGCTAGACAATCTCAAAGTTGAAATGAAAGTCCCTCATTTATGGGGGATTTAGGGAGCAAACTTCCACATTAGTAAAGCGAAATGCGATGTCTCAAGCTAATCTCAAAACAAAACCAAAAAAGCCTCCCATCGGACTGATTCAAGCAATGATGAATATCACCAGTTCATTGCAGAATTTCAGAGCCAAAATGATGCCACCGCAAGTGGCGATGGTGGAGATGATCAATGCTTACCAAGTCTCGCAGGCAATTTATGTCGCAGCCAAACTAGGAATTGCTGATTTACTAAAAGATCAAGCCAAAAGCAGCAAGGAGTTGGCACAGCTAACCGGAATGCACGAACCGTCACTTTATCGCTTGTTGCGATCGCTTGCCAGTTTCGGTATCTTTGCTGAAGACGAAAACAGGCGCTTTAGCTTAACACCACTCGCCGCGACATTACAAACTGACACCCCCGACTCAGTACGCGCTTGGGCGATTATGTCCGGTGAAAAATGGCACTGGGACTTATGGGGAAACTTAATTGAGAGCGTCAAAACAGGTAAAACAGCCGTCGAATATACCTTTGGCAAACCGAATATATTTGAGTATTTTGTCCAGAATCCGCAAGCAGGTAATAACTTCGATGAGGCAATGACTAATTTAGCCTCAATGAACAATAGCGCGATCGCCACAGGTTACGATTTTTCAGGCATCGCTAAATTAGTTGATATCGGCGGCGGTTATGGCAGTCATTTGTCAACAATTCTCAAAGCCTATCCCGCAACCAAAGGCGTTTTATTCGATCAACCCTCCGTGATTACAGGTGCGAAAGAGTTTATCGAAGTGAATGGACTAGCAGATCGTTGCGAATTAGTTGCTGGTGACTTTTTCCAATCTGTACCATCCGGCGGTGATGCTTACCTGCTTAAAACCGTAATCCACGACTGGGATGAACCTCAAGCGATCGCAATTCTCAAAAACTGTCGCCGCGCAATGGCGGAACACAGCAAGCTATTGCTAGTAGAAGCCGTCATTCCCCCAGGAAACACGCCTTATTTCGGTAAACTTCTTGACCTAGAAATGCTCACAACCTCTGGCGGGCGCGAACGTACAGAAGCAGAATATCGCACACTTTTTGACGCCGCAGGTT
This window contains:
- a CDS encoding type ISP restriction/modification enzyme; this translates as MNTVLIEHPRHRHLPNKQDSKLYPTLRKSAWHEVHSQRQGRLIADVQIRGILRIYSQKRNDEQLTPILADYPVIGSNVVEAVRYAQRQQSDDKGRVWINQKQYFKNVPSQVWNYSVGNYQICQKWIKDREGCYLSQKDIRQYQRIITALNEMIELMAGIEAVFQLGSNKEQLFIAAHQ
- a CDS encoding antibiotic biosynthesis monooxygenase; translated protein: MTTLINNQTLTTISQDADLVTLINVFIVEPENQQLLVDLLVKATEEVMCKLPGFISANIHKSLDGKRVTNYAQWRSVEDFRGIFNNPEALAHMPAIGKIAQSDPTLYEICYIKKS
- a CDS encoding methyltransferase codes for the protein MVSSQHKTSDVTIPRPPVAQGVPPQVKILQMMNAYRLAQSISVAAKLGIADLLTQPQSVTALAQTTATHEQSLYRLLRVLASFDIFTEDENGLFHLTPRGALLQTNISNSLRDYAIVVGEMWHWRMWGGILHSIKTGEPAFDQIFGMEFQEYYQQNPEVAKNFDGAMVSALAMTDVAILANYDFTSFQRIVDIGAGGQGDGKLIASILKNNSSQQGVYFDTPTRIEQVERLIEVTGLSDRTQLVTGDVFQSFPPDGDVYIIKNLIHDYDDDRAIAILKNCRQAIATHGKLLLIEMVIPPGNEPSLGKILDVEALLMSAGAIERTQEQYQQLLAAAGFQLTNIISSRSPMSIIESVPT
- a CDS encoding methyltransferase, with the protein product MSQANLKTKPKKPPIGLIQAMMNITSSLQNFRAKMMPPQVAMVEMINAYQVSQAIYVAAKLGIADLLKDQAKSSKELAQLTGMHEPSLYRLLRSLASFGIFAEDENRRFSLTPLAATLQTDTPDSVRAWAIMSGEKWHWDLWGNLIESVKTGKTAVEYTFGKPNIFEYFVQNPQAGNNFDEAMTNLASMNNSAIATGYDFSGIAKLVDIGGGYGSHLSTILKAYPATKGVLFDQPSVITGAKEFIEVNGLADRCELVAGDFFQSVPSGGDAYLLKTVIHDWDEPQAIAILKNCRRAMAEHSKLLLVEAVIPPGNTPYFGKLLDLEMLTTSGGRERTEAEYRTLFDAAGFKLTKVFATASPWKVIEGVGC